The segment ctcttaacacgtcgagtatttccctaactcgacgagttccacctagcatgaatcgcggggccaccacgactcaactcgccgagtctcaagagcaACTCGGCTAGTtcaggcttgactcagcccctaatgactctccctgactcactgggtcatcccccaacccggcgagtccacTCGCTGAACACTTTACATGAAAccccgaccctactcgccgagtctcaagaacaactcggcgagttcatgccatgcacaaactctattgaccttttgaggtcagatctgctttcccaaaccatagatctagcctccccaagcatgaatgtcacgtaaagttggaacttgatgcttgtataacccccacaaggcatcaaaagatgatttggtcccaaaaatgaccacctaggtctaataactccataataacccaaaaagccccaagggttaaggtctctggacctctttgagtccagatccaaggcacaaactcgaagagggaccatttgcttcagaTAATCACTCTCTAAAGGGGTTATaaagccctaactctaaagatcaaccctataactgaaggagattcgaaccattacctcaaaatgaagcctttggactctggatctgctagaatctcgcctcctccttgctcttgcgaccttcttcttgctaaacaaggaatacaaagtcccaaaagtgacttcttctctcccaaaacgaattagctctctcttagggttctctcaagggactggtaggcgcaatgggaggctataagttcccttaaataggctccaaacccagggaattagggtttcattaaatagcgtggactcgccgagtccactccttggactcgccgagtccaggcgcgaacccgcgtccagaaccgtgatcctactcggcgagtttgagctccaactcgccgagtctcctcacaaatctccaaaaattataagaataactaatacctgggaatccgggctgttacaacacggctcagccaaagggttttttcAATGCGAAACATCCCAATAGGGTGTGCAAGCtagagaagtccatttatggacttaagcaagcgtctcgcagatggaatctttggttcgatgagaaagtcaaagagtttgggtttctacgaagcgaggatgaatcgtgtgtatatgtcaaagccagtgggagtatagttagcttcctcgtatagtatgtcgatgacatactgctcataggaaacgacatcctgacactgcaggaggttaagtcccggctcgggaagtgcttcactatgaaggacctcggagacgcttcctatattttgggaataaggataatgacagaaagaagtaagagactaacaggacttagtcagaatacttacttggacaaggtactaaaacgttttagtatggagaattcaaagaagggggagttaccgatcaaaagtaatgccaagttgagtaagactcagtgCCCGAGTaacgaagtcgagatagcagaaatgagtcgagtaccatacgttggctcgattatgtatgttatgacttgtactcgccctgatgtggcctttgctttaagcatagtcagtagatatcaagggaaccctggcaaagcgcattggaccgcagtcaagaacattcttaagtaccttcagaggaccaaggaatggtctCTAGTCCTCAGAGGgggtgatgacttaaaggtgcgagggtacagtgatgccagttttcagaccgacagagacaactactGTTTGCAGTCGGGCGGGGTCTTTactcttaatggaggagcagtgacttggaaaagttcctagCAAGAGACAGTAGTTGATTctacgtgtgaatcagagtacattgcagcgagcgaagcgtcaaaggaggcaatatggttgaagaacttcattggagaccttggagttgtgccagccataaaggagccgatggaaattttatgtgataatgaaggagcagttggcttgaccaaggaaccgagggattaCGGCAGATCTCaacatatcaacagaaaatatcattttattcgacatcgggtggaagaaggactcctcgttgtaaagagggtatcgttagaggataacccaacagatccacttacgaagggattgagaagggttaagcacttgcaacacgctaggagcatcaggctgaaggatgatattagtttagattagatagtttagaaacatgtaatagataaactgtaattaacattttattattaaataaaagggtattatttattagtaatattattgtcttatgttaattgtttacctattgtttcaatttttgcatgttttgacttccggaataatATGAATTATTCGAACcgtccacagttgttcatatgttgatagtaggtatgaatgaagactatcatgaataaGTATGTAGATTGTCTCaaatgtattagacatagcaaaaatttgctacaatgttcatgattGCTTATCAGTTTGATTTGAGCATTGAAATAAACCctcgcttgctggaatcacttcatggaatttatctcgagtgattgcaagacgataatatcatatggtcttaaaacctagatatatggtttattgtttggtaattggttatgcattgataatgcgaaaacgcattagtaacttgatgtcataaaacgcattgttgtgtgtgatttggttagtgaataataaatgcatataagttgaagttcatctgttccttttatcctaagaggataaaagcgatatcagggcccctcgataatttgttttgacttatgtgtcgggcccgatcatgactgaattgatgtgttcaattaagttctatgtcaaatgaatcagagatcaagaaacaaactgttggacaataagtatgactatgttccatgtaattatcCACACGGTATCTAGAACAGAgtactatacgatcccttatctaaaggacaggttgctAAGAAGATAagagttcgacagcgactttgagagctacgattgctaatcggattgtgcttacatttatagttactagacttatccaagtgggagattgttggattagtgtctaagtctgtaactatatttggtaagtacttgacccggttgtgcatggtccttttgggttgccttcaccaaagcaacatgataggatgatttataaataaagaggttattatgatttattaatatattatatgattaatatattaaaggagaaatcatatagtttaattaatattagacaagaattaattaagaattaattttgtggctaaaagagattaattaaataaaggggactggaactgtcaattgtgtgacaGTTGGTTTTGGGATGTGGATCCTTATGGATTATAGGGTGGACGAAATTAAGGTATATGgactccttgaattcgtccaagccttattctagaaggttccttggactgcttaaggcctaagttatcaaattagggtttcaggctGTAACCCTAGCAGCTCAAGTATTTCAAGACCCCAAGGGCTATATAAATCggctaccagaaaccctaaggagttcctagagccgattttgtgcccacaacctctctccaaatcatcctcttgcttcttggtgtttataagccattagaggagtgacatttgtgactctaagctccaaggataacaagattcaagctttcaagaagaggtaatcatctagatctacttTGTAGTgtcaatttcgaattatataccaTAGAtatagggtttgcaagtcttggatgaaaagcatgttcattagagaaacctagatccaagcattagggtttgcatgtgcacataggaatattgttatggctcaaacccatcaggaCATTGGGTAGCATCATTCGTCCCAATGAAAAATGCTCTTCCCCGAGCGTTACCTCCTTGATTTCTCATTTTAGAGCTATCTCTTTTGAAGTGATTGGTTCTTCCATATTCATAGAAGTTGCGATTTCCACTAATACCAGTTCCTTGGTTTGGGGTGCAGGTTGGACGCCTAAAAAACTTAGTGGTGTGCCCCTTCCTACACCAGTTCTTACATATTAGTTCTCTACATGCACCTACTTGGTGATAGTTGCACTCACTGCATAATGAAAGATCTCCTGCATATTGCCTTAGTAGAGTAGGTGATGCGATGGTTGTTACGTAAACTTTTCCCAATTCTGGTTTTCTCCTTAGTGGTTGATCTATGTCATCATCAGAGTTCCTCTGGTTGTTCCCAAATTTTGGAATGTCAGTTTGTCGGACCATAGTGCCATGGCTGATTTCCTGATGGGTCTATTTAAAAGCTAGTCTCTTGGTACTATTGTATGTAGTGGGTCTGGAAGCAGTGACCAATCGTTGAATATGCTAAACTAaaccccatatgtacctttctaaCTTTTGTACTATGGTATAATAAGGTTAGGACAGAAAACAGAGAGATCACTGAAATGGTTGGTATAAGCTCCAATGTCTACAACTTGCATGGTAAGATTCTAGAGCTCTTTCTCCAGATATCTACCTGCATCTGGATGGGGCTACATTAGAAAACTTAAAGGGAGGGTATAATTTTAGGAATTTTAGTTTTGTGAGACTTGAATATCTCTTTTAAGTATTACTTGTTTTGTTGTTATGTTTTAACTGTGCTGCTTACTTCTATTTGTAGGTAAAAATTCAGAAACGTACAAGCTCGAAGCTTTTTAAGAATCCTGTCCTACTAGGCCGTCATGGGTATCGGGGAAAGAAACCATAGTGGGAAAGAGAGATGGCATCCAATCATAACATCTTACTTTTAATGATATATGGTTAGCTATTCATatttataacatcctacttatagTTTAATGATACTTTGCTCACATTCTTCTTTTTTTCCATCCATTACCctcactgtaacatcccaaaaatacggaccaaaatttcatttttgatatagcaatttataaaacaatttatagaaaacatcatcaagttatttcatttcataaaaagtcATAGATCATAAGTCTCAAAATCATGTCATAACatagtaacaatgtcagagtacaaatcccaagaatctcaaatgcggaaatcatgtgtgtgatgcgctgctaccgtaCTGGCTCCTTTACCTTCGAAGaaaaagaacctgaaacaaaaattgaaactgtaagcataccgaggtgcccgacctacctattgtcaagcatatttgggtgctcgacctatcctgctaggcatatctgggtgcctaacctaccctgcTGGTATTTCTCAACCGGgtccggggactagtccccttcctaccactatcacataatatcatagcatactagcacatcaggcataacagatagtggcatacaaaataattatcacaaagacaatcctCCCTACTATACTCTTACAGGTGGGCCGGTATTAGTGcattcgacccacttctactggaaggtaactcacctcaatgtcgtgaagtAGTTAAACTGTCCTCGATGTTGGGATCAacttctctcaaactcctacaTATAACAATCTCCTTTAATTACCTTTTCACactcataacccctttaagggtcaactctaGTCCATGGTCAAAGTCACAGTCAACAtcttggttgactcaactcgccgagttggtccatcaactcgtcgagttccataatcCATAAAACCCTGAAACCTCGATCCtcctcgtcgagttctttcatgaactcgtcgatttcctccttgaactcgtcgagttcttcaatcttcaagcTCAAAgcatgtccaactcgctgagtcatctcctagactcaacgATTTTACTCGGTAACCGAAAAGGTTGGGGGACCACGACCCAACTtttcgagttgtatgaacaactcgtcgagtcctccatAGTCTAAATCCATACAGTCGTTTTTAGTCGGGCTTAAtgtatccaaaacatagatctggttCCCTGGGTTCGATATATCACGTagagtttctaactttacgtacatgcattggttatttagctcaaaaagccataaaaagggTTCATATGATGTATGAGACTCccatggccctaaagttggcacctctatgccatggagtccctcaaagGTTCTGGATCTGATGTCATGAATCCAAAGCATGCTTGCATCTATGAATGGTTCCAAAAATGGtaaaatacaaccctaaatgGAGATCTAAGCCATAGAAAGCCAAGGTattaactttatacctcaaatgagtagAAAATGAAGCACTACTTCTGGATCCAAAGCTTCTTCCTTCAGCCAAGCACTTCTAGCTTCCACTCCTTCAAGGACACACCAAAGAATCACTCCTTTTTcactcacacacactcacaaGGCTCAAGATCACGAATTAGGGTGTGCTGGACTGAGGGAGGTGATGAGGGAGGCTATAAGGATGTGTTAatgtccttaaatagggtgcaacccctgaaaattagggtttcactatggcagtcctactcgtcgagttaaggctTCTCAACTTGTCGAATACACTTCAAGTCCTGCGTCCAAAAGTCtgattcctactcgacgagtttggggcctccaactcatcgaatccctttgcaaaaatgaataattctttattaaaatacataccaggaaccaggcatTACACTCACATTGCTCCAATATGATATGATGATGTAATTTTATGTAGTAGAAAAAGGTCATTTGAAATTGTTTAAAATCAATTGTCTTATaattatgttaaaaaaaattaattatttgttttgtttgttaTTCGTTGATGATAAATGATAGAACTGTTTGGGGCAATTCCTCTACGATGGGatcatgggtgttctttctttaatttttttattcaagTTATATGATATagtaaaaacttaccaaaataatgatttttttgtTAAACAGACATGTTCTTTATTTGGATGATGTTTTTATCGATGTCTATTATGGTTAGGTTAATTGGCATGTCAACATTTACAAATCCATGCTTAGTTAAGTTAGGTTAATTGGCATGTCAACATTTACAAATCCATGCTtagttaaaatgttttttttttatagttttcttGTGAATTTATCGTTGTAACTTGTAAGCATGTTGTTATTGggtttacaaaattaattaaaaataaaaattaaattagttATAAGACCTGGTTGCATATTGTAGAACATGGTCATACAATACAAGAAGAATGGACCGGTTGTATGTATAAGGACCGAGTTATATTGCCACACAAAAGTGATCCTGGTAAGGAAGAAAAACCCGGTTTTAAACTTACGAACCGGTCTTTATTATGATTATATTACCCGTCTGGAATACCGGATTCTATTACGTTATCCGAATAAGATTCGCTAATAAGAAACCCGGTTGGAAACCCGGTTATATAAAGCTTTTAACCGGGTGTTTTAAGGCGTTTTGTAGTAGTAATGGCTTTATATATATAGTCTAAAAATAGTCATAGTCATAATATAAAATCTATAATATCAAGGAAACTTTTCGAACTGTGACACCTTAATTAAAATCAAATAATGGCAACCTTAATAGAGATGATAATTTCGGAACTCGCTTAAAATAATAAACATGCAGCAATGAAAAAAGATTGCACAAAACAAGAAAGTACAAGCTGATACATAACCGTCAAAGGCAACACTTTCACAAAAGGTTCATCCCACAACAACACAATATCACTTAAAAGTAGGATTTTGGCACATTTTCAACACCTAATGCGAAACCAAATTAACACTTAAAAGGCAAACAGTTGTCAAAATTCTTAACACGTCATAGAATAAGTTCTAAAATGGACCAATTTGAAATATTTGTTATtagtagaaaatatggaaatttttTTTTAATCCCTAAGCCATTTGGTTAAGAATGTGATTTTCTCTATATTTAATCACTTAAAACTTTGGACTAAGAAAAATGAAGTGTACATTTATTGACCAATATCCAATATAATCGATCGACACCAATCATGTGACACAAAATAGAATAAGTAAGAAATTGACGTTTTGTGTGGCGTTCCATGACTAtgcattttaatatttaaagtctAAAATGTTGTCGTTCAATCTTGACGCAAAATCATAACCCATCAACAAATCTGGCGTACTATAAATACCAGCATCATTAGCTTAATAACAACCACCACCAACTACAACAATGGAGCCTCTCACCATCGTCTCCCTCGCTGTGGCTTCATTCCTTCTCTTTGCTTTTTGGGCATTATCACCGAAGACCTCCAAGAACTTGCCACCAGGTCCACCAAAACTACCCATCATCGGAAACATACACCAACTCAAAAGCCCAACTCCTCATCGAGTTCTTAGAAACTTAGCCAAGAAATATGGCCCCATCATGCATCTACAGCTCGGACAAGTCTCTACAGTCGTCGTGTCTACACCTCGACTTGCTCGAGAGATCATGAAAACCAACGATATCAGCTTTGCTGACAGACCCACCACCACAACCTCCCAAATCTTCTTTTATAAAGCTCAAGACATTGGGTGGGCTCCATATGGCGAATACTGGAGGCAGATGAAGAAGATTTGCACCTTGGAGCTTCTTAGTGCTAAAAAAGTTCGATCTTTTAGCTCTATTCGGGAAGAGGAACTTAGACGTATCAGTAAGGTTCTTGAATCGAAAGCCGGAACACCCGTCAACTTCACTGAAATGACTGTGGAGATGGTGAATAATGTCATCTGCAAGGCTACGTTAGGAGATTCCTGCAAAGACCAGGCTACTTTGATCGAGGTGTTGTATGATGTGTTGAAAACTTTGAGTGCTTTCAATCTAGCATCGTATTATCCTGGTCTACAGTTTCTTAATGTGATCTTGGGGAAGAAAGCCAAGTGGTTGAAGATGCAGAAGCAGCTTGATGACATCTTGGAAGATGTGTTAAAGGAACACAGATCTAAAGGAAGAAACAAGAGCGATCAGGAAGATCTAGTTGATGTTCTTTTGAGAGTCAAAGAAACCGGTGGCTTGGATTTCACAGTCACAGATGAACATGTCAAAGCCGTTGTTCTGGTATGAATATATAAATATAGACAAACTTCGAGCCACCCAACATGTACATGGCTTTTGAATTCATAATCTAATTAACATGTTTTTGGTTTAATGCAGGATATGTTAACTGCTGGAACAGATACATCTTCAGCAACACTTGAATGGGCGATGACTGAGCTCATGAGGAACCCTGACATGATGAAGAGAGCACAAGAAGAAGTGAGATCGGTGGTGAAAGGAGACACAATCACCGAAACGGATTTACAAAGCTTGCATTACCTGAAACTAATAGTAAAGGAAACACTGAGGTTACATGCTCCTACACCTTTATTAGTACCCAGAGAATGCCGACAAGCTTGCAACGTCGACGGATATGATATTCCGGCAAAGACTAAGATCCTTGTAAACGCCTGGGCTTGTGGAACAGACCCTGACAGTTGGAAAGATGCCGAAAGCTTCATCCCGGAGAGATTTGAGAACTGTCCGATCAATTACATGGGTGCAGATTTCGAGTTCATTCCGTTCGGTGCTGGCCGGAGAATTTGCCCCGGACTTACATTTGGGTTGAGTATGGTTGAATACCCACTTGCTAATTTCTTGTATCATTTTGATTGGAAACTTCCAAATGGATTGAAACCCCATGAGCTTGACATCACGGAAATCACAGGGATTTCCACATCGCTTAAACATCAGTTGAAAATCGTACCGGTCCCCAGGTCCTTAGCACATTGAAGAAGCTGAGCCTTTTAAGTCTTTAACTGGACCACCCATCCACACTGTTGTTCGTTGTTATCGTATTGTATACAAAATTTTCGTGTACATTTTGTTATGggttcaaaataattaatcaataataTATGTTTAATCATTATTTATTACTCACAAACAATATTTTAAAAAGCTAGTTATAggtgttatttgtttttgtaaAGAAAAATTTATATTATCTCTACTACAATCATGTAGCAGTAAAGATAAACCAAATGGCTATACACTCTGGTAAGCCCAtctacaatgcattgaactcttaAGAGTTTAATGGATTGTCACATCAGCATTCTATTAACTATCTCATTTTATCCATTAAACTCTACACTCCAttaaatccttaagagtttaATGAATTTCCACATCAATATTTAATTAtatctttttataaataatattgtaaaactgtaatattatattaattagaaattaaaagTTACAAAttgtaaattattaattaatgatTGTTGTATATGTTATTGTTTTAAAATATCTTGAAgatttaaatattttttgtttagaatattataatataaattaCCTTGATGATTTAAATTATTCAATATAACGTAAACtacaaatattataaataagaaaataatgACATATACCTTGTGTATATATGTAGGgtgtaattatttaaataaaaagttttattggtgaaatgatttaaaaaaaaaaaaaaagaaaaaaaaattgcataccaCACTTCAATGGGGATTAAACCCCACTTCATTGAACTCCACCCACAATGGTGGGTTTATGTATTCAACTCTTTTTTTCCTATTAAACTCACCATTAAATCCCTATTCGGGATGGCCTAAcaaacatgtttgttttttaacatatacatactgctgcagatattaaaaaataaaaataaaaaacattttataaactgaaaataatttttaatacCGATTTATCACATTTTAGCAAAAAATAATGACATTTCAGCAACAATTTATCACATTTCAGCATCAGTTTATCATATTTCAGCAACAATTTATCACATttcaacaaaaaagaaaataataatgacatttcaacaaaaaaattacattttagcaaaaatttatgatatttcagcatAAATTTGTGACATTTCAGTAAGATTTCAACATAAATTTGTGATCTTTCGGCAAGaataaaccaaaaaaataaaaacgaaaaaaaGAAGGTGAAACAAGATTTCAAAAACATATAATCAAGATTCAGGAAGATttcaacaaataaataaataaaaaaagaaccCAATTCAGCAAgaataaaaaaaggaaaaaaaaaaagaacttacCTAAAGTCGATTGACCAGACGAGGAAGGAGGGTGTGCCGGCGAAGGAGGTTACGACGATGACAATGGCAAGGCAGCAGGCAAGTCGAttggggggggagagagagagagagagagagagagagagagagagagagagagagatgggagaGTGCGGctttatcttattttattttattttagtggaGACCCGATTTTTCTTTGTAGGTTTTAGGTTTGAAGAGGTTGGAAAAAGTAATACAAACACTGTCCAAAACAAAATATGCGCAGATGTCTTTTACTCCGAagacttccaaaaaacaaacaactacGAGATAAAAAATGTTGTTTGTGTATTGCGTCGTGCAGCAATAGGTGGTCGAAGATGTTTTTTACACACACaaacaacaaaacaaaacaaaacaaaacattaCCTATAGTTTTCGTCAATCAGCATTATATGACTTCAAGACTCATATCCGACCTTATGCAACAAAATACGCGGCCTTAAATAACATGAATTTATATATAACTAGAAAAAAACACATGGGCTTCAACATGAGTCGGATTCTTTTTTAAAAAGTACCATCCTACTTTTGTTTGAACCTAATTCAATGTAAAAATTAATCCCACTATAGCAACATAATCCAAGTTTTAAGGTACAATGCTATAACTAAataaagtttaaaaaataaaagagaataaTGTCTTATTGTAATAGAAAAAGGATAAAAACCACTTTCTCTTCAAGTCTCACAAACCAATTCACCCTTGGAATTGAGACTCGATCTGCAACAACACATTTACAAGTATAAAATCAACACCTTCTCCATCTTCTGGACGGGCCCAATGCATATTGTAGTTGAGTAGATTAGGAGTACAATTAGAGAGGGAGAAAGAGAAAGGATAATGTAGTCATTTAGTTGGAGTAGGAACCAAAAacaagaaaaaagaaagaaaagaaaccaTATAATAAGTACCAAAAACTGCAAGAAAGAAATGTAAGAGATTGGACAAAGTAttcttttaagaaaaaaaaaaaaaaaacaaagtagtGTAACCTATTACCTTGAAGATCAATTTCACCAACAAATTATCATTATAACATGTCATCAGTTATGTATTTAACCACTATTTTATTAGAAGTATAGACTTAAAGGTGTGTAGAATAGCTCGACTAAAAAAACACCATAAACGAAAATTTGTTTAATGAAAAAAGTTGAACAAAACAGTTTCAAATTACTATGCATTTGAAATATTGAAAGAATATACCTCATGTCGAAGTTTGacatttattttttgagaaactgtAGTAGAAACACCCATGGTTGCAACTCGACTTCGATGCGTGCACCCTATCTGCATGAAAGAAGTAAAATATGTAAAAAGTCAATTAAAATTGACGACctatttaaaaaataaacataacACTCCATTTTTTTAATTAGAATATAAGTACAATGCCTTGGTAACTTTCTTCCCCGATCATATTTGTCTCGAGAGACCAATTATTATAATCTTCAGTAACTAACAAAGCGTCTCACATAAAAAGGGTTTCTTAACCTAGACAACTTTATAAACAACATCATAGATGAATCTAGGACCCAAGACAACTCCAATAATCCCATTAAAGACATTTTTCATGCATCGGCAAAGAATATTTTGGAACTTTAAAAACAATCACAGCTATAAGatgattaaagtttgattatttctTCTATGATCAGAGAGAGTTTCCAAAGTTTCTATTTATCGAAATTTTTTGTAAATGATTATGTAGACATAACCAATGCACATAATGGGAGTATGGGACTTAATAGAGCAACTATAATGCTTGTTAGAGACAGACAGGGACAAAGttagcaacaaaatgaaaagtaaaAAAATCCAGACCAAATATGTAACTTTTAACATACcgtagggaccatttatgtaattgtCTTAATACAAAAAGAAAAACTTAAAGAGAAAGTCAAGGAAGGAGTTTTTCCCCGTTAAGTCGTAACCTTTTACAAATATGctcttatttatatttttcttcCATCGTCGGTTTTAGGATTGCATACTTAAAACTAATGGGTTTTCTACGTTATAAAATTTTACATGTGACGGAAaaacacttaaacccttaagttcacatgcaacctaaaatgaatatatgttttctctattgatagcaacTAAATATGAATATCAAGAAACCCAAGGAGAATGGCTATGAAATCGAAATTcacatcaaattagggtttcatacttTTTGATTGTTATTGTAAATAATCAAAGTAGAATCCTTTTTCAAAATCTTGGAAAGCTAGAACCAAAAGTATGGATGCTTCTAATGGCTTGTACCCAAAACCCTAGTACCAAGaagacttgaggagagaggaggcttgaGAAAAAATTTGGCTCTATGAAGGCAAGAAGGAGTGGATGAAATAATGAGCACCATGGAGGGGTTtatatagtttaaggaaacatgagGTCAAAGCTAGGGTTTTTGGGATAAGGCccagattaattaatataataatcaaGCTAC is part of the Lactuca sativa cultivar Salinas chromosome 7, Lsat_Salinas_v11, whole genome shotgun sequence genome and harbors:
- the LOC111890493 gene encoding costunolide synthase-like translates to MEPLTIVSLAVASFLLFAFWALSPKTSKNLPPGPPKLPIIGNIHQLKSPTPHRVLRNLAKKYGPIMHLQLGQVSTVVVSTPRLAREIMKTNDISFADRPTTTTSQIFFYKAQDIGWAPYGEYWRQMKKICTLELLSAKKVRSFSSIREEELRRISKVLESKAGTPVNFTEMTVEMVNNVICKATLGDSCKDQATLIEVLYDVLKTLSAFNLASYYPGLQFLNVILGKKAKWLKMQKQLDDILEDVLKEHRSKGRNKSDQEDLVDVLLRVKETGGLDFTVTDEHVKAVVLDMLTAGTDTSSATLEWAMTELMRNPDMMKRAQEEVRSVVKGDTITETDLQSLHYLKLIVKETLRLHAPTPLLVPRECRQACNVDGYDIPAKTKILVNAWACGTDPDSWKDAESFIPERFENCPINYMGADFEFIPFGAGRRICPGLTFGLSMVEYPLANFLYHFDWKLPNGLKPHELDITEITGISTSLKHQLKIVPVPRSLAH